The Agromyces sp. G08B096 DNA window CCGAGGTGCCGCGGTTCGCCGCGCACGCGGGCGGCGCACGCGTCATCCTGAAGCGCGAGGACCTGAACCACACCGGCTCCCACAAGATCAACAACGTCCTCGGGCAGGCGCTGCTCACCAAGCGCATCGGCAAGAAGCGCGTCATCGCCGAGACGGGGGCCGGTCAGCACGGCGTCGCCACGGCGACCGCGGCGGCGCTCTTCGGGCTCGAGTGCACCATCTACATGGGCGAGGTCGACACGGAGCGCCAGGCGCTGAACGTCGCCCGGATGCGCCTGCTCGGCGCCGAGGTGGTCGCCGTGAAGACCGGGTCGCGCACCCTGAAGGACGCGATCAACGACGCCATGCGCGACTGGGTCACCAACGTCGCCACCACGAACTACATCTTCGGCACCGTCGCCGGCCCGCACCCGTTCCCCGAGATGGTGCGCGATTTCCAGAAGATCGTCGGCGAGGAAGCGCGCCAGCAGGTCCTCGACCTCACGGGTGCGCTGCCCACGGCCGTCGCGGCCTGCGTCGGCGGCGGGTCGAACGCGATCGGCATCTTCCACGCGTTCCTCGACGATGCGGGCGTCGGACTGTACGGCTTCGAGGCGGGCGGCGAGGGCGCGGAGACCCCGCGGCACGCGGCGACCATCACCAAGGGCCGGCCCGGCGTCCTCCACGGTGCGCGGAGCTTCCTCCTGCAGGACGAAGACGGGCAGACCATCGAGTCGCACTCGATCTCGGCCGGCCTCGACTACCCGGGCGTCGGGCCCGAGCACGCCTGGCTCTCGGCCCTCGGGCGGGCGGAATACCGCCCCGTGACCGATGCGGCCGCGATGGAGGCGCTGCGCCTGCTGACCCGCACGGAAGGCATCATCCCGGCGATCGAGTCCGCGCACGCGCTCGCGGGCACGATCGAGCTCGGGCGGGAGCTCGGACCCGAGGCGACGATCCTGGTCAGCCTCTCCGGCCGCGGCGACAAGGACATGGACACCGCCGCCCGCTGGTTCGGGCTCTACGACGGCGAGGAGCAGGCATGAGGACCGCCGGCCCCGTCATCCGCCGCCGCAACGAGGAGGGCGCTGGGGCGCTCATCGGCTACCTGCCGGTCGGGTTCCCCGACCTCGACACCAGCGTCGAGGCGGCCGTCGCGCTCGTGGAGAACGGCGTCGACGTGCTGGAGCTCGGCCTGCCGTACTCCGACCCCGTCATGGACGGTCCCGTGATCCAGGCCGCCACGCAGCAAGCTCTGGCGGGCGGCTTCCGCATCGCCGACGGGTTCGAGGCGGTGCGCCGCATCACCGAGCGGACCGACGCCCCGGTGCTCATGATGACGTACTGGAACCCCGTCGTGCAGTACGGCGTCGACCGGTTCGCCGACGATCTCGCGGCGGCCGGGGGAGCGGGCCTCATCACGCCCGACCTGATCCCCGACGAGGCGGCCGACTGGCTCGAGGCATCCGACCGCACGGGCCTCGACCGCGTGTTCCTCGCGGCGCCGACCTCGACCGACGCGCGCATCCGGCGCACGGTCGAGGCCAGCCGGGGCTTCGTGTACGCCGTCTCGACCATGGGCATCACCGGTGCCCGCGCCGACGTCGACCAGGCCGCCCGATCGGTCGTGTCGCGACTGCAGGATGCCGGTGCGCCGGCCAGCTGCGTCGGCGTGGGCATCTCCACGGCGGCCCAGGTCGCCGAGGTGCTCGGATACGCCGACGGCGCCATCGTGGGGTCCGCGCTGGTGCATGCGCTGGCCGAGCGCGGCGTGTCCGGCGCCGGCGAGCTCGCGGCCGACCTCGCGCGCGGCACCGTCCGCCAGTGAAGTAGTCTCGTCACGGCCCTCCATCAGCTTCCTTCGGCGAGCGGCCCGAGCATCCCGTGAGAAAGGCGCAGCAGGCGTGATCGCACCCCTCAGCATCCCGAGCCCCGACTACGAGTGGCAGGTCTGGGAGATCCCCCTGTTCGGCTGGACCACGCTGAACATCCACATGTACGCCCTGTGCATCCTGCTGGGCATCATCCTCGCGGTGGCCATCACGTCGCGCCGCCTCACGAAGCGCGGCGCCGAGCCGGGCGTCGTGCTCGACATCGCGCTGTGGGCGGTGCCGCTCGGCATCATCGGCGCACGGCTCTACCACGTGCTGACCCACCCCAACGACTACTTCGCCGGCCAGGAGTGGTGGAAGGTCTTCGCCATCTGGGAGGGCGGCAACGCCATCTTCGGGTCGCTGATCGGCGGCGCGGTCGGCGTCTGGATCGGCTGCCGCATGACGGGCCTGCGCTTCTGGTCGTTCGCCGACGCGCTGGCTCCCGGCCTCCTCGTCGCGCAGGCCGTTGGACGCATCGGCAACTGGTTCAACCACGAGCTGTACGGCCTGCCGACCGACCTTCCCTGGGGCCTCGAGATCGAGTCGACGAACCCTGCCTGGCCGCAGGGGCTCGCGGAGGGCACGCTCTTCCACCCGACGTTCCTGTACGAGCTGATCTGGAACCTCGCGGGTGCCGCGCTCATCATCGCGCTCGAGCGCAAGCTGAACCTGCGCTGGGGCCGGGCGTTCGCGGTGTACCTCATCTGGTACGGCACCGGCCGGGCGTTCTTCGAGTCGATCCGGGTCGACCCGAGCGAGATGTTCCTCGGCATCCGGTCCAACGTCTGGGCCGCCTGGCTCGCGGTCGTGCTCGGCATCGTGATCCTGTTCGTGCAGCGGCGCCGGCACCCCGGAATCGAGCCCAGCGTGTACGTTCCGGGCCGTGAGTGGGCGGGCCCCGACACTGAGGTAGACTCGGACGACACCGAGTCCGACTCCGACTCTCTCGACGACGGCGTCGAGGGTGAGAACGATTCCGGCAAGACGGCGGCCACAAGCCCCGGCCGGTCTGCCACCGAGTAGCGAATCCACGTTCTCCGACGCGACGCCGCACCTAGCGCCGCGACTTCCCCTTCGCAGGGCCGACGACGTCCCCCGCTGCCACTTAGTTGATGAGGACGGTTCACGTGTCGCTCACCCCACCCTTCGCGAGGTTCGGCACCGTTCCGGCCGCCCAGGGCATGTACGACCCTGCGGCCGAGAAGGACGCCTGCGGTCTGGCCATGGTCGCGACCCTGCGCGGGTCCGCCGGGCATGACATCATCACCGCCGCGCTCGACGCGCTCCGGCACCTCGAGCACCGCGGCGCCGTCGGCTCGGACGCGGGCACGGGTGACGGGGCCGGCATCATCACGCAGGTGCCGGACGCGTTCCTCCGTGAGGTCGCGGGCTTCGCACTGCCCCCCGCCGGACAGTACGCGGTCGGCAACGCCTTCCTCCCGGTCGACCCGACGACGCGCAGCCGCGTGAAGCAGCAGCTCGTGCAGATCGCCGCCTCCGAGGGGCTGCGCGTGCTCGGCTGGCGCGAGGTGCCTGTGCGGCCCGAAGAGCTCGGCACGCTCGCCCGCGCCGCGATGCCGGTCGTGCAGCAGCTGTACGTGGCATCCGCTGCGGAGCGCGATGGCGAGCACCTCGCCGGTATCGCACTCGACCGCCTCACCTTCCGCTTGCGCAAGCGCGCTGAACGCGAACTCGAGCTGTACTTCGCGTCGCTGTCGAGCCGGACCCTCGTCTACAAGGGCATGGTCACGACGCTGCAGCTCGAGCCGTTCTACCCCGACCTCTCCGACGAGCGATTCACGTCGAAGCTGGCGCTCGTGCACTCGCGCTACTCGACGAACACGTTCCCGTCGTGGCCGCTCGCGCAGCCGTTCCGCATGATCGCGCACAACGGCGAGATCAACACCATCCAGGGCAACCGCAACTGGATGCGGGCGCGCCAGTCGCAGCTCGAGTCCGAGCTGCTCGGCGACCTGTCGCCGATCATGCCGATCGTCACCGAGGGCGCGAGCGACTCCGCCTCGTTCGACGAGGTGGTGGAGCTGCTCACGCTCTCGGGTCGCAGCCTCCCGCACGCCGTCATGATGATGGTGCCGGAGGCATGGGAGAACCAGACCGAGATCGACCCGGCTCGCCGGGCGTTCTACGAGTACCACTCGATGCTCATGGAGCCGTGGGACGGCCCCGCCGCGATCGTCTTCACCGACGGCTCGCTCGTGGGCGCGACCCTCGACCGCAACGGCCTGCGACCCGGGCGCTACGTCGTCACCGACGACGGCCTCGTGGTGCTCGCGAGCGAGATCGGCGTGCTCGACATCGAGCAGTCGCGCATCGTCCGGAAGGGCCGTCTGCAGCCGGGGCGCATGTTCCTCGTCGACACCGAGGCGGGCCGGCTCATCGAGGACGACGAGATCAAGTCGGAGCTCGCCGCATCGGCGCCCTGGGGCGACTGGCTCGAGGAGGGGCGCATCCGCCTCGCCGACCTGCCGGAGCGCGAGCACATCGTGCACCCGCCGGCCTCGGTGAACCGGCGCCAGAAGACCTTCGGCTACACCGAGGAGGAGGTGCGGATCCTCCTCACCCCGATGGCGCGGACCGGCCAGGAGCCGCTCGGCGCGATGGGATCGGACACGCCGGTCGCCGTCCTCTCCGAGCGCCCCCGGCTGCTGTTCGACTACTTCACCCAGCAGTTCGCGCAGGTGACGAACCCGCCGCTCGACTCCATCCGCGAGCAGGTCGTGACCTCGCTCGGCACCTCACTCGGACCCGAGCGGAACCTGCTCTCCGCGGGGCCCGAGCACGCCCGTCAGGTGTCGCTCGACTTCCCGGTGATCGACAACGACGAGCTCGCGAAGATCGTCCACATCGACCCGAACCCGGGCTCGACCACCACGCGCACGCTGCGCGGGCTCTACCGCGTCGACGCCGGACCGGAGGCGCTCCGCGCCCGGCTCGCCGAGCTGTGCGCCGAGGCCGACGAGGCCATCGCCGAGGGCGCGGCGTTCATCGTGCTCTCCGACCGCGACTCGACGAAGGACCTCGCGCCGATCCCGTCGCTGCTCATGCTGTCGGCCGTGCACCACCACCTCATCCGGTCCGGAGACCGCATGAAGGTGGGCCTCGTCGTCGAGGCGGGCGACGTGCGCGAGGTGCACCATGTCGCGCTGCTCGTCGGGTACGGGGCATCCGCCGTCAACCCGTACCTCGCCATGGAGTCCTGCGAAGACCTCGTGCGGTCCGGTGTCATCACGGGCGTCACCGCCGAGCAGGCCGTGCACAACGTGATCAAGGCGCTCGGCAAGGGCGTCCTCAAGATCATGTCGAAGATGGGGATCTCGACCATCTCGTCGTACGCGGGCGCTCAGGCGTTCGAGGCCGTCGGGCTCGCGCAGGAGTTCATCGACGAGTTCTTCACCGGCACCACGTCGAAGCTCGGCGGCGTCGGGCTCGACGTCATCGCCGCGGAGAACCTCGCGCGGCACTCCGCGGCCTTCCCGATCGACGAGGCGGTTCGCGCGCACGAGCGGCTCGCGACCGGCGGCGAGTACCAGTGGCGCCGCGACGGGTCGCCGCACCTGTTCAACCCCGAGACGGTGTTCCGGCTGCAGCACTCGACGCGGACCCGGCGCTACGACGTCTTCCGCGAGTACACCTCGCTCGTCGACTCGCAGGCCGAGCAGCTGATGACCCTCCGCGGCATGTTCGCGCTCCGCACGGGCGTGCGCCCGCCCGTGCCGATCGACGAGGTCGAATCGGTCGCCTCGATCGTGAAGCGCTTCTCGACCGGGGCGATGAGCTACGGCTCGATCTCGAAGGAGGCGCACGAGACGCTCGCCATCGCGATGAACCGGCTCGGCGCGAAGTCGAACACGGGCGAAGGCGGCGAAGACCTCGACCGTCTGCTCGACCCCGAGCGTCGCAGCGCGATCAAGCAGGTCGCGTCGGGCCGCTTCGGCGTCACGAGCATGTACCTCACGCACGCCGACGACATCCAGATCAAGCTCGCCCAGGGCGCGAAGCCCGGCGAGGGCGGTCAGCTGCCGCCGACGAAGGTCTACCCGTGGGTCGCCCGTACGCGGCACGCGACCGCGGGCGTCGGGCTCATCTCGCCGCCGCCGCACCACGACATCTACTCCATCGAAGACCTCAAGCAGCTGATCTTCGACCTCAAGCGCGCGAACCCGAAGGCCCGCATCCACGTGAAGCTGGTCAGCCAGTCGGGCATCGGCGCGGTGGCGGCCGGCACGGCGAAGGCCCTGGCCGACGTCATCCTCGTCTCCGGACACGACGGCGGCACCGGCGCGAGCCCGCTGAACTCGTTGAAGCACGCCGGCACGCCCTGGGAGCTCGGCCTCGCCGAGACCCAGCAGACGCTCATGCTGAACGGCATGCGCGACCGGGTGGTGGTCCAGGTCGACGGGCAGCTGAAGACGGGCCGCGACGTGGTCATCGGCGCGCTGCTCGGCGCCGAGGAGTTCGGCTTCGCCACGGCACCGCTCGTGGTCGAAGGGTGCGTGATGATGCGCGTCTGCCACCTCGACACCTGCCCCGTGGGCGTCGCCACGCAGAACCCCGAGCTCCGCAAGCGCTTCAGCGGCAAGCCCGAGTTCGTGGTGAACTTCTTCGAGTTCATCGCGCAGGAGGTGCGCGAGTACCTCGCCGCCCTGGGTTTCCGGTCGATCGACGAGATCGTCGGACGCCGCGAGCTGCTCGACGTCGACCGCGCCGTGCAGCACTGGAAGGCGTCGGGGCTCGACCTCACGCCCGTCCTCGTCGGCCCCGATTTCTCGGAGTCGGAGCCGCGCCGCAACGGGCGGACCCAGGACCACGAGCTCGACGAGCACTTCGACAACGAGCTCATCCGGCGGAGCGCGATGGTGCTCGAGGGCGGCGGCACGATCCAGATCGAGCTGCCGATCAAGAACACCGAGCGCGCCGTCGGCACGATGCTCGGCCACGAGGTGACGGCCCGCCACGGCGAGCACGGCTTGCCGGCCGGGTCCATCGACGTCACGCTCCGCGGCTCGGCCGGGCAGTCGTTCGGCGCGTTCCTGCCGAACGGCGTCACCCTCCGACTCGAGGGCGACTCCAACGACTACGTGGGCAAGGGGCTCTCGGGCGGTCAGATCGTCGTCCGCCCCGCACCCGACGCCGGCTTCGTCGCCGAGCGCAACGTCATCGCCGGCAACGTCATCGGCTACGGCGCGACGCGCGGCTCGATGTTCATCCGCGGCATCGTCGGCGAGCGGTTCCTCGTGCGCAACTCAGGGGCGACGGCCGTGGTCGAGGGCGTGGGCGACCATGCGCTCGAGTACATGACCGGTGGGCTGGCGTTGATCCTCGGCGAGACCGGGCGCAACCTCGGCGCCGGCATGTCCGGCGGGACCGCCTACGTGCTCGGCCTCCGGGAGGGCCGCGTCAACCGCGAGTCGCTCGCCGCCGGCGAGCTCGAGCTGCTCCCGCTCGGCAGCGCCGACCGTGAGATCGTGCGCGACCTGCTCGAGCAACACGTCTCGCACACCGGATCGGCCGTGGCATCCCGCCTCCTCGAGGAGGGCGACGCCGCGTTCGACCGATTCACGAAGGTGCTGCCGCGCGACTACGCGGCGGTGCTCCGCACCCGTCAGACGGCGGTCGACGAGGGGCTCGACCCCGACGGCGACGTCGTGTGGACTCGGATCTTGGAGGTGACGGGTGGCTGACCCGAAGGGCTTTCTGAAGGTCACCGAGCGGGAGCTGCCCAAGCGGCGGCCCGTGCCGGTGCGCATCATGGACTGGAAAGAGGTCTACGAGCAGGGCGATCCCGCCCAGCTGCGGCGCCAGGCCGGTCGCTGCATGGACTGCGGCATCCCGTTCTGCCACCAGGGCTGCCCGCTCGGCAACCTGATCCCCGAGTGGAACGACCTGATGTGGCGCGGCGAGGGCCGTGACGCGATCGAGCGGCTGCACGCGACGAACAACTTCCCCGAGTTCACGGGCCGGCTCTGCCCGGCGCCGTGCGAATCGGCCTGCGTGCTCGGCATCAACCAGCCCGCGGTCACGATCAAGCAGGTCGAGGTGTCGATCATCGACCAGGCGTTCGGGCACGGCTGGGTGCAGCCGCAGCCGCCCGGGCGGCTGACCGGGAAGACCGTGGCGGTCGTCGGGTCGGGCCCCGCTGGGCTCGCCGCCGCCCAGCAGCTGACGCGTGCCGGCCACACGGTGGCCGTGTTCGAGCGCGACGACCGCATCGGCGGCCTGCTCCGCTACGGCATCCCCGACTTCAAGATGGAGAAGAAGCACATCGACCAGCGCCTCGCGCAGATGACGGCCGAGGGCACCCGCTTCCGCGCGGGCGTGAACATCGGCGTCGACATCACGTGGGACCAGCTGCGCGAGCGCTACGACGCCGTCGTGGTCGCCACGGGAGCACCGGTCCCGCGCGACCTGCCGATCCCCGGGCGCGACCTACCCGGCGTGCACTTCGCCATGGACTACCTCACGCAGTCCAACCGCGCGGTCGCGGGCGACGACGTCTTCGACCAGATCACGGCCGAGGGCAAGCACGTCGTCGTCCTCGGCGGCGGCGACACGGGTGCCGACTGCATCGGCACCGCGCACCGCCAGGGTGCGCTCACCGTCACCAACCTCGCGATCGGCAAGCAGCCGGGCGCCGTGCGCTCGACCGACCAGCCGT harbors:
- the trpB gene encoding tryptophan synthase subunit beta codes for the protein MALRDQTGPYFGDFGGRFVPESLIAALDELGEAYTLAKLDPGFAEELAELGRSYTGRPSIITEVPRFAAHAGGARVILKREDLNHTGSHKINNVLGQALLTKRIGKKRVIAETGAGQHGVATATAAALFGLECTIYMGEVDTERQALNVARMRLLGAEVVAVKTGSRTLKDAINDAMRDWVTNVATTNYIFGTVAGPHPFPEMVRDFQKIVGEEARQQVLDLTGALPTAVAACVGGGSNAIGIFHAFLDDAGVGLYGFEAGGEGAETPRHAATITKGRPGVLHGARSFLLQDEDGQTIESHSISAGLDYPGVGPEHAWLSALGRAEYRPVTDAAAMEALRLLTRTEGIIPAIESAHALAGTIELGRELGPEATILVSLSGRGDKDMDTAARWFGLYDGEEQA
- the trpA gene encoding tryptophan synthase subunit alpha, whose translation is MRTAGPVIRRRNEEGAGALIGYLPVGFPDLDTSVEAAVALVENGVDVLELGLPYSDPVMDGPVIQAATQQALAGGFRIADGFEAVRRITERTDAPVLMMTYWNPVVQYGVDRFADDLAAAGGAGLITPDLIPDEAADWLEASDRTGLDRVFLAAPTSTDARIRRTVEASRGFVYAVSTMGITGARADVDQAARSVVSRLQDAGAPASCVGVGISTAAQVAEVLGYADGAIVGSALVHALAERGVSGAGELAADLARGTVRQ
- the lgt gene encoding prolipoprotein diacylglyceryl transferase; amino-acid sequence: MPLFGWTTLNIHMYALCILLGIILAVAITSRRLTKRGAEPGVVLDIALWAVPLGIIGARLYHVLTHPNDYFAGQEWWKVFAIWEGGNAIFGSLIGGAVGVWIGCRMTGLRFWSFADALAPGLLVAQAVGRIGNWFNHELYGLPTDLPWGLEIESTNPAWPQGLAEGTLFHPTFLYELIWNLAGAALIIALERKLNLRWGRAFAVYLIWYGTGRAFFESIRVDPSEMFLGIRSNVWAAWLAVVLGIVILFVQRRRHPGIEPSVYVPGREWAGPDTEVDSDDTESDSDSLDDGVEGENDSGKTAATSPGRSATE
- the gltB gene encoding glutamate synthase large subunit, coding for MYDPAAEKDACGLAMVATLRGSAGHDIITAALDALRHLEHRGAVGSDAGTGDGAGIITQVPDAFLREVAGFALPPAGQYAVGNAFLPVDPTTRSRVKQQLVQIAASEGLRVLGWREVPVRPEELGTLARAAMPVVQQLYVASAAERDGEHLAGIALDRLTFRLRKRAERELELYFASLSSRTLVYKGMVTTLQLEPFYPDLSDERFTSKLALVHSRYSTNTFPSWPLAQPFRMIAHNGEINTIQGNRNWMRARQSQLESELLGDLSPIMPIVTEGASDSASFDEVVELLTLSGRSLPHAVMMMVPEAWENQTEIDPARRAFYEYHSMLMEPWDGPAAIVFTDGSLVGATLDRNGLRPGRYVVTDDGLVVLASEIGVLDIEQSRIVRKGRLQPGRMFLVDTEAGRLIEDDEIKSELAASAPWGDWLEEGRIRLADLPEREHIVHPPASVNRRQKTFGYTEEEVRILLTPMARTGQEPLGAMGSDTPVAVLSERPRLLFDYFTQQFAQVTNPPLDSIREQVVTSLGTSLGPERNLLSAGPEHARQVSLDFPVIDNDELAKIVHIDPNPGSTTTRTLRGLYRVDAGPEALRARLAELCAEADEAIAEGAAFIVLSDRDSTKDLAPIPSLLMLSAVHHHLIRSGDRMKVGLVVEAGDVREVHHVALLVGYGASAVNPYLAMESCEDLVRSGVITGVTAEQAVHNVIKALGKGVLKIMSKMGISTISSYAGAQAFEAVGLAQEFIDEFFTGTTSKLGGVGLDVIAAENLARHSAAFPIDEAVRAHERLATGGEYQWRRDGSPHLFNPETVFRLQHSTRTRRYDVFREYTSLVDSQAEQLMTLRGMFALRTGVRPPVPIDEVESVASIVKRFSTGAMSYGSISKEAHETLAIAMNRLGAKSNTGEGGEDLDRLLDPERRSAIKQVASGRFGVTSMYLTHADDIQIKLAQGAKPGEGGQLPPTKVYPWVARTRHATAGVGLISPPPHHDIYSIEDLKQLIFDLKRANPKARIHVKLVSQSGIGAVAAGTAKALADVILVSGHDGGTGASPLNSLKHAGTPWELGLAETQQTLMLNGMRDRVVVQVDGQLKTGRDVVIGALLGAEEFGFATAPLVVEGCVMMRVCHLDTCPVGVATQNPELRKRFSGKPEFVVNFFEFIAQEVREYLAALGFRSIDEIVGRRELLDVDRAVQHWKASGLDLTPVLVGPDFSESEPRRNGRTQDHELDEHFDNELIRRSAMVLEGGGTIQIELPIKNTERAVGTMLGHEVTARHGEHGLPAGSIDVTLRGSAGQSFGAFLPNGVTLRLEGDSNDYVGKGLSGGQIVVRPAPDAGFVAERNVIAGNVIGYGATRGSMFIRGIVGERFLVRNSGATAVVEGVGDHALEYMTGGLALILGETGRNLGAGMSGGTAYVLGLREGRVNRESLAAGELELLPLGSADREIVRDLLEQHVSHTGSAVASRLLEEGDAAFDRFTKVLPRDYAAVLRTRQTAVDEGLDPDGDVVWTRILEVTGG
- a CDS encoding glutamate synthase subunit beta, which translates into the protein MADPKGFLKVTERELPKRRPVPVRIMDWKEVYEQGDPAQLRRQAGRCMDCGIPFCHQGCPLGNLIPEWNDLMWRGEGRDAIERLHATNNFPEFTGRLCPAPCESACVLGINQPAVTIKQVEVSIIDQAFGHGWVQPQPPGRLTGKTVAVVGSGPAGLAAAQQLTRAGHTVAVFERDDRIGGLLRYGIPDFKMEKKHIDQRLAQMTAEGTRFRAGVNIGVDITWDQLRERYDAVVVATGAPVPRDLPIPGRDLPGVHFAMDYLTQSNRAVAGDDVFDQITAEGKHVVVLGGGDTGADCIGTAHRQGALTVTNLAIGKQPGAVRSTDQPWPMHPTLFEVQSAHEEGGTREYLASTVEFLADEQGAVRAIRVAETEYVDGRRVPKAGTEREIPADLVLLALGFTGPETTALDEQLGLESTGRGNLARDDDYATATPGVFVAGDAGRGQSLIVWAIAEGRAAAAAVDRYLEGETRLPSPIPATARAFAV